Sequence from the Atribacterota bacterium genome:
GTAGAAGATAAAACGGGACTTTTTGTAAAAGCAGTGGATGTAAATGTTATGGGTGTACAGATGTCTGGAAAGCAGAGTAAGACGAAGTAAGAGAATCAAGAAAAGAATAAAAAAACAGGTCTGTTTATTAAAATAATAGCAGACCTGTTTTTTAAATTAATATTTTTTGCTTTATTTATTAACCTTCTCTTTTAATTCCTTTCCAGGTTTGAAGAATGGTACATTTGTTTTGGGAAGAGATATTTTTTTGCCTGTTCTGGGATTGCGGGCAGTTCTAGCAGCTCTTACTCTAACACCAAAAGTTCCAAAACCAACTAACCGTACAGATTCTTTTTTAGCTAAGGCTTCAGAAATGTTATCAAAGATACATTCCACAGCTGCTTTGGCATGAGCTTTTGTTACCCCTCTATCATATGATACCTTGTCAATTAATTCGCTTTTGTTCAAAGTATTACACCTCCTTTCTGGTATGCAATAGAAAAATTACTTCGTAATTTATTGGTAATGTTAATTTTAAGCAATATTTAGTGATGTTACATTCAGAATATTAGAAATAAAGGCTTTTGTCAATTATTTTTGTATATTAATCTAAAAAATAAGAATTTTCAGGAAAAAATTAATTAATGTTTAGTTCATATCCTACCGATTTAGAGATAGAGGTAAAAGATAGACTAAATAAAAATATAAATTCTATAAAATTTTAATTTCTTGGGGAAAGAAACCGATATTTTCACAACTATCAAAAATAGGATTGTAGAGAAAGTTGTGTTATAATTATTATAAATCTGAAAAAAATTTAGTTTTTTGTAAAAATGTTGTCAAGAAAGGAGCAAGAGTATGAATTTATTAAAACTAAAAAAGCAAAAAAAAGAGAACAACCAAATTTATCTTTTTTTATGTCTTGGTAAGCTGGCTTTTGTTGCAATTCTAATTTTATTAGCAGTAATTACAGTTAATGCCCAGGGGGATATGAAAAAGAGTATTCAAATTATTAATCCCAGACCTGATTTTGCCTTATCTCTGAGATTAGATAAAGGAGCAGGTGCTACATATGTTCCAGGCGAGAGGATTCGTATTTTATTTCGATCTACCAGAAATGCTTATGTTGCTATTTTTGGTTATGATAGCTATGGTAACATCAGACTATTATTTCCCAACCAATATCAAAAAAATCATTTTATAGATGCTAACAAACAATATAGTATAGATGGGATAATAGATCCTGCCACTAAGTCTGGTCTAGAATATGTTCAGGGCTTTGCTACTACTGAACCAGTAATCATTTCAAGAGAATTAGAAAGGTTAATTGAAAGGGAATTGTTTCCCAAACTTGGAGAAGGAATAACCAGATTTACTCAAAGAATCAGGGGTATTTTAGCAGCTTTACCTTCACAAAGATGGGTTAGCAGTGAAATATTGCATTATCAGGTTGTAGAGAGAAGGGAAGAGGATGGGCAGTTACGCCTCAATTCAATCCCAGAAGGTGCTGATGTATATCTGAATGATCGCTATGCCGGTAAGACACCATTGGTACTGGAGCATATTCGTGTTGGTGAATATTTAGCTCGAGTAGAATTGCCGGGTTATCAAATCTGGACCAGAACAATTCAGATTAATCCTGATCGAACAGCTATTGTTAATGCCAATCTGGTAAGTATCCAGCGATATGGTTCTGTTGCTATTCGTTGCAATGAAGACAATGCTAGTATCTTTTTAGATGGCCAATATAAAGGACTAACAGAAAAAAACAGAAATGTTTTACTCGAACAAGTTAGGGAGGGATTTCATGATATCAGGATTACTTTAAGTGGATATCGTGAATGGACTCAAAGAGTAGAGGTAAAATCCAATCAACGAATCCAATTAACAGTAAATTTAGACAGAATCACACGTAGGGGAAGTCTGGAAATTACCTGTGATGTTGATAATGCCCAGATATATTTAGATGGAAAGTATCAGAGAAGAACATCGATTAATAGGAGTGTTACTATAAGTAACATTCAGGAAGGGAATTATGAAATAAGGATTACTAAAGATGGTTACCATGATTATATTACCACAGTAAGAATATATCCTGATCAAACTTATCGTCTTAACGTGATAATGAGACCAGTTCAAAGAGAAGGAAATATTTCCATTTACTGTAATGAAAATAATGCCAAGATTTTTGTTAATGGTACCTATATAACTACCACTACTGCTAATAAGGCAAAAATTCTTGATGGATTTAAAGAAGGAATGTATGAGATTACCCTTATTAAGGATGGATACCGCACCTGGTTGGATGAGATCTGGGTTTATCCAGGGGAAACAACTACCGTCTACACAAATTTGGTCAAAATTGGAAGTTAGTTATATTAAATTTGTATGGTGTTCTAAAGCCAGGATTATTGATTTATTTTTATGAAAATTAAATCAATAAATTCTATATGTAAGGAGTACATAAAATGCAAACTATAGAATTAAAAAAACAAATGGGTAAATTACATGAAGAAATGCCCGGTGTGATGAAAGAAGGCTTTGATCTATTAAGTGAACAGGTATTAAAGGAAGGTGCATTAAGTAAAAAGACCAAAGAACTTATAACCTTGTCCTTAGGTATTTCGGCACTTTGTGAATATTGTATTAGATTGCACACACCATTAGCAGTTAGGGCTGGTGCTAACAGGGCAGAAATATTGGAAGCAGCTGGAGTAGCAATGATGATGAGGGGTGGCCCCGCGGTTACCTATGTCGCAACAGAATTGCTACCATTACTGGATGAGCTAAAAGTAGAATAAAACATAAACATGTGATTACTGCTGACAATTAGATAAAAATATGAATTATATGAGGCTGATGCTATCAATTAAGATAGCTTCTTTTAACTTTTAAGTTATGTATATTAACATGTTAAGATTACTTCACAAAAAGCAGATTAGATATATCTAATCTGCTTTTTAAAATTTAAATCTATGTACTGTTGTAGCTTTACGTGTTACATAATTTCCCTGATTTATGATATTATATTAACTAATGGTATATATTAGTATTGATCATATTTGTTGATGTTATAATTTTCTGTGTAATAATAGCAACAATATTATTTTCAAGAGAATAATAACAAATTACCTTGTGAGCTTGTGAAATGAGAATTATGAATAAAAAAATATTTATTATAATTTTATTTTTTGTTCTTATAATTTCCATATTTATTTCCTGGAGCATAATTGTCTCTCCTCAATATAGCTTAAAACAGCTGAAAAAAGCTATTCCCAGGGATGATATGCTGGCTTTTGACAAATATGTAGATCTGGATAGAACAGTAGATAATGCTATTGATCAAATCTGGCAGTTTTATGGTGCTCCGGCACCAGAAAGCAGAAAAAGTAGATGGATTGATATTCGTAATGAAATAGGCCAAAGTATGCTTTCAATATTCAAACCTAATTTAAAGGAGATAATTAAAAAAGAAGTCTATCATTATATTATTAATGGCAAATTGGGAAACATAAACTCCCAAGGAGAGGGTAGATTGGCTTCTATGATTATGAAATTGGCGGAAGAAAAAATTAATCCTAAAAATTGGGAATTTCAGTCCATTAATTATACTAAAATAAAAGAAGATATGGCCTTCCTTGGTTTAACTTATTATGATAAATCTAAACAAGCTAATTTTGTAGTTGATATAAAAATGAGAAATATGCAGGGGTACTGGCAGCTAATAGAAATTACTAATATTGCTCAAATACTGAAAATATATAATGATATCTGAATTTTTAAATCCAATATCATCGATATGAATATGCTTTTCTAAATAAGGGGAAAATATCCACAGTGAGATTTTAAGATAGAGCATAAAATTACTATAATTATAATTAAGCTAAAGAAATATTTATTATATAAAATATATCCTTGCTTAACTCTAAATAAGTCTTTTAAGATTCTCAAGGGGAAGGATTCCCCTTGAATATCGTGTTGAATTTGGATAGTACCTAAAATGTTGGTTATATTTTAATTTTTTAATGTGGGAAAGGAGTGTAATTAAAATGGATATCATGGAAATTAGAAATATATTAGGGGAAGAAACTGATTATCTATTATCACATAAATGTCAAACAATTTCTAAAAATATGCTTCATTTACCTGGACCTGATTTTGTTGAAAACATCTTTAATATTTCTGATCGTTCTTTACAAGTCAGGCAAAACTTGAAAAAATTATTTAATCAAGGCAGGCTGAAGGGAACTGGTTATCTATCAATATTGCCAGTAGATCAAGGGATAGAACACTCTGCCGGAGCCTCTTTTGCTCCCAATCCTATCTATTTTGATCCGGAAAATATAGTCAAGTTAGCTATTGAAGGAAACTGTAATGCTGTAGCTTCAACATTGGGTGTTTTAGGTATGATTTCCGGAAAGTATGCTGATAAGATTCCTTTTATCGTAAAACTAAATCATAATGAGTTACTTTCTTATCCCAACTATTATGATCAGAGAATGTTTGCCTCGGTAGAACAGGCTTATGATATGGGTGCACTGGGAGTAGGTGCTACTATTTATTTTGGTTCTGAGGAATCAAGGAGACAGATAGAGGAGGTATCCATTGCCTTCAAGCAAGCTCATCAACTGGGAATGTTTACAGTTTTATGGTGCTATCTTAGAAATGCAGCCTTTAAAAAGGAAGGGATTGACTACCATACTTCAGCAGATTTAACTGGTCAGGCTAATCATATAGGAGTTACTCTTGAAGCAGACCTGGTTAAACAAAAGCAACCAACCAATAATGGAGGTTATGTGGCATTAAAATTTGGTAAAACCAGTCCTCTGGTCTATGAAATATTAACATCTGATCATCCCATTGACCTCACTCGTTATCAAGTGGCTAATTGCTATATGGGGAGAATTGGTTTAATTAATTCTGGAGGGGCATCTGGAGATAATGATTTACAACAGGCGGTGAAAACGGCTGTTATTAACAAAAGAGCAGGAGGCATGGGAATTATATCTGGTAGAAAAACTTTTCAAAAACCAATGGCAGAAGGAATTAAAATATTCCATGCTATCCAAGATGTATATCTATGCCAGGAAATAGAAGTTGCCTAATTTATTTAACCATGAAAAACCACCTTCTAAGAAGGTGGTAAAGGTTAAATAAATTGGTTTTATATGGAAAAAGATTAAGAAAAGCTATAGAACAATTTATACCTGAACTCTAAAGTAAGAAATTGTATCACGTAGAAATATTATAATTAAATAAAATTGCCAGAAGCCAGAAAAAGAACACAACAAAAAGTAAGCAAGAAAAAGTCAAAACCCTTTTAGCGGTTCTTAAAGCCACCCGCTTTGCGGGTGCGATGTTTACTATGATTTTTTAGCTAATTCTTTTAATAAAGCACGGACTTCAGTGGAAGAATGGATATTGTATTTCGATTGAGAAATACCTGGACCAACTTTGATAGAGTAAGCTGAAGCTGGTAAATGAGAAAAGGTGTCTTCATCAGACCAGTCATCCCCGATTGCCATTATAAAATCCCATTTTTTTTCTGATATCCATTGATAGGCAGTAATCCCTTTGTTAATTCCTGCTGCTTTAATTTCGATAACTTTTTCTCCATGGTTTACCTCTAAATTGAGGTTAGAAGTTAGATGAGTGAGGGAATCCATTAGTTCCAAAGCTCGCGTACGACCAAATGTGGGTTCTGTATTGATATAATGCCAGACCAGTGAATATTCTTTTTCTTGGATAAAAGAACCCGGCGTTCGATTGGTATATAATTCTAAAATGGGTCTAATCTGCTCTTTCCATTCTTTTTTTAATGGTTCAATAGTTTTCCAATCATTAGAATTCTTTTTTAGCCATGCTCCATGTTCAGCAATTAAGTCTACCTTAATGTGTTTAAACCAATTTTCTAAAACATCTTTTTCTCTACCGCTAACAATGACTACCTTATTTCCAGGATTCCTGCTGAGCAATTGAATAGTGTCAAGAATTTCTGGCGAAGGGCTGGATTGCCTGAATTTCAAATGATAAGGAACAAGAGTGCCATCATAATCTATTAAGAATAAACGTTGGTAACTCTGTTGATAATCTTTAATTATTTTTAATCTATTTTTTGGTGATATATATTTAGCAGCCAGATTCTTCTGTTCACTTTTAATTTTGATTAAATTTTCTTTAAAGTCATCTGCCCATTTTTTAACATCATAATTTTTTAAACGTCTTTGTAAAGATAAGATTCTTTTTTGTTGCTCTTTTTCCTCCATATTTAAAGCATACTTTAAAGCCCAGGAAATCTGGGTCCTATTATTGGGATTAACAATGAGTGCCTCTCCCATTTCATTACCAGCACCAGCCATTTCGCTTAAAATAAGAACTCCCAGGGTATCTTTCTTGGTAGCAATATATTCTTTGGCGATTAGATTCATACCATCTTTAAGGGGAGTTATTAAAGCTATGTCACCAATATAATAAAGAGCTGTTAGTTCGTGGAAAGGCAATGAACGGTATAAATACCAGATGGGTGACCAGCCTAATTTCCCAAATTGACCATTTATATGGCCAATCATCTCGTCAACCTGTTGTTTTAATTGTTGATATTGACTGACGGCAGTACGAGAAGGGACTGCTACCAGAATCATAACTACCTTCTCCCAGTATTCCGGATTATCCCCCAGAAAGGCAGAAAAAGCTCTTAATCTCTCTAGAATACCTTTAGTATAATCTAAGCGATCAACTGAAATTATAACTTTATATTTTTTTATTTTATTCTTCATTTTTTTAATTTCTTGCTTTGTTTTCGTCTGTTCTGAAGAATTATAATATCGGTCAAAATCAATCCCCATTGGGAAAGAATCTACTTTTATTATACGATTTTGATAATTGATGAAACCCAGACTGTTTTCATATCCACGTAAGCGTAGAATTGAATCGAGAAAGTTGCGTACATAATCATAGGTGTGAAAACCAATCAGATCAGCACCCATCAATCCCTCCAGTATCTCTCTCCGCCAGGGTAGTAGTCGAAAGATTTCTGTAGGAGGGAAGGGGATATGCAGGAAGAATCCAATAGTTAAATCAGGCATCCTTTTTCTTAATAAATTCGGTAGCAACATAAGATGATAATCGTGGATCCAGATAAGATCATCTGGTTTGATTATATCAAGAATTGTTTGACAAAAGATCTGGTTTACTCGCCGGTAGGACTCCCATAAGTAGTTTTCATAAACAGTAAATTGAGTAAAGCAATGAAATAAAGACCAGATAGTTTTATTACAGAAACCATTGTAATACTCTTCGATATGTGTTTGGGATAAAAAGACCGGATAGTTTCCCATTTTATCCATTTTTTTCAGTAAGTCATCTTTTTCTTCATTATCGAGTCCATCCCTGGCTATACCAGGCCAACCAACCCATAAGCATTCATGCTCTTTTTGTAAAGAAGAAATACCAGTTGCCAGACCACCTACGCTTTGCTGATAGGTTAGCTTATCTTTGTTTTTTTTTATAGTAACAGGAAGACGGTTGGATACTATAATTATACGGGACATAATAGAAGTACCTTCAAATATTATTAATATAATTAATTGTAATGGTTTGTATTTACATTTTAACATATTTTTCATTTCAATTAAAATAGAGTCTTCCCACCTATTATCCCTTAACAACTTTTTCTTGTATTGGCATGTTTAAGAGTAGGTAAGAATGGTTAAATAAAATTGTATAACCATAAAGATAGAGATATGTTAGCTAAATAATCTGTGCTGTAAACTTTATGTGATAGTAATGTTGTTAGAGATTTGTTTTAAAGATAGTAAAAAGATTAAAAGATAAAAGAATAAAAAAGTGGCTTATAAAAGTTTAAGGCTTTTTTAGAGTATTATTATAAAGAAACTCACTATGTGGCTGTGCTGTTTACTTGCATAATAGGTTAATTTATTATATTATTAATATTGAAAGTAAAAACAATTTAATCTATCTGAAATTGTCCATTCAAAAGAGATTCTTCATAAATAATATTCCAACAGGAAAGGAGGGGAACTTATCTATAACTAATTTTAGCTTTTGAGATAATAGATTTATTAATAAAAAAAGGGGGTTATTTATCTTGAAAAAGTTTAATTTTATTATTATGTTAATATGTCTGTCATTTCTGGTAAGTGTGACCACTGCAGCTGGACAGAGTGTCACTGTCATGGGAATATGGACTGGTGCCGAGGCTGATGCCTTTGCTAAAATGGTAGCACCATTTGAGGCAGAAACCGGTATTAAAGTTGAATTTACTGGTACTCGTGATTTACCGGCTATCCTCACTACCAGGGTGGAAGCAGGTAATCCTCCCGATGTTTCTGTTATGCCCAATCCAGGACAAATGCTAGAATTTGCCAAAGATGGTAAATTAATTGATCTGTCAACTTTTATGGATATGGAAGCCTTAAAATCTGAATACTCTAATGCCTGGTTAGATTTAGGTTCTTATCAGAGCAAACTTCATGCCATTTTTATCTCGGCAGATTTAAAAAGTTTGGTCTGGTATAATCCTAAGGCATTTGCTGCTGCCGGTTACACTGTACCCAACACCTGGGATGAGCTTATGGTGCTTTCTGATAAAATGGTTGCTGATGGTAATACACCCTGGGCTATTGGCTTGGAATCAGGAGCAGCCAGTGGATGGCCGGGGACTGACTGGATAGAGGATATTATGCTACGAATAGCTTCTCCCGAAACTTATGATGCCTGGGTTAATCATGAACTTGCCTGGACTAATGATATAGTGGTGGAGGCATTTGAAATTTTTGGGGAGATTGCTCGTAGTGAAAGGTATGTCTATGGTGGACCAAACGCTGTTCTAACTATTCCCTTCGGTGATTCTCCTGATGCCTTATTTACCGATCCGCCTAACGCCTATATGCATAGACAGGCTACCTTTATTAAGAGTTTTATCCTGGATCATTTTCCTGATTTAGTGCCTGGAGTAGACTTTGACTTCTTCCCCTTCCCACCTATTAAAGAAGAATTTGGAAATCCTGCCTTAGGTGCAGCAGATATGCTGGCTATGTTTAATGATACACCGGAAGCCAGAGCTTTTATGAAGTATATAGCATCTACACAGGCTCAGGGAATCTGGGTTGGTGAATTGGGTAAGTTGGCACCTAACCTGAAGGTTGATCCAATGGTTTATCCAGATGATATTACCAGAAAAGCAGCTGAAATCTTAGGAGAAGCATCAGTTTTCCGTTTTGATGCCTCTGATTTAATGCCTGCTGCGGTAGGTTCTGGTTCCTTCTGGTCCGGCATACTAGACTATGTTAGTGGAGAATCTTTAATGAATGTATTAATGCAGGTTGAGGCAAGTGCATTGGATGCTTACAGTAGATAATTTTGAAGCGATTTTTTCTGCTACATAGTTTACTTAAATAGTTAGCTGGTTTATAGAAAATAAACCAGCTAACTATTAATTTATTATCCTTAATAATCCACTTTCTTAGAGAGTGGCAATGGTTAAGTGGGAGGTAGTATACTGAAATAGTTTGTAAAGGAGATGGACTATTATGCGAACACACTGGTTTACTCCCTGGTTTTATGTCATTCCTGCTTTAGCAACTTTAATGTTTTTTTTAATTTATCCTTCTATGCACACTCTTGTTATTTCATTTTTTGGTCCCCAATCCGAAAAATTTGTTGGTTTAGCTAATTATATTTATTGTTTTACCAATGAAACTATGCTATCAGCCTTTCGTAATAATTTATTATGGGTAGCTCTCTTTGTTCCCATGACTGTTTTTTTAGGTTTAATTTTAGCTGTGATACTGGATAGGGTGCATTATGAATCATTGGTAAAATCCATAATATTTATGCCTATGGCTATTTCATTTGTAGGAGCAGGTGTTATATGGAAATTTGTATATTCCTATAGACCGGTGGGAAGTGAACAGATTGGTATCCTCAATGCTTTTTTATCATATATAGGAGTGCAACCGATACCCTGGTTAATTCAACGTCCCTGGCTGAATAATATTTGTTTAATAATAGTAGGAATATGGATCTGGACTGGATTTTGTTTAGTGATACTTTCAGCCAGCTATAAGGGAATTCCCAAAGAACTATTGGAGGCAGCCCGTGTAGATGGTGCTAATGAGTATCGAATTTTCTGGAAGATTATTCTACCTTTGATGAAACCCACTGTAGCAGTTGTAGCAACTACTATGTTTATTAATGTTTTAAAGGTTTTTGATATTGTTTATGTTATGACTAATGGTGGATTTGCAACGGAGGTTATAGCAAATAGAATGTATAAAGAGATGTTTATATTCAGAAACTATGGCAGAGCAAGTGCCATAGCAATTTTATTACTTCTATTTATTATTCCCATGATAATCATCAACGTTCAGCGTTTTAGAGAACAGGAGGCGGTTCGATGAAACCAAAATATAGTCAATTTATATTAAGTATCCCGATGCATTTATTCATTATCCTGGTAGCTATTATCTGGATCTTTCCAACAGTTGGCTTGTTGATTACTTCTTTTCGTTCTTCTTCTGCAGTTGCATCCACTGGTTGGTGGACAGTTTTAACCCATCCTTTTAACTTTACTCAATTTACCCTTGAAAATTATCAGGATGTAATAACAAAAATTGGGATAGGAAGAACTTTTATAAATACTCTTACTATAACTTTACCAGCCTGTATATTACCAATAATAATTGCCTCTTTTGCTGCCTATGCTTTTGCCTGGATGGAATTTTGGGGTAGACGTTTTTTCTTTATGCTTTTTGTAGGATTGTTGGTAGTACCATTGCAAATGACCTTGATACCTATTTTAAGGATATTCAATAAACTTGGTTTATCAGGTTCTTTTTTAGGGATTTGGTTGGCTCATGCGGGATATGGTCTGCCTTTAGTCATTTATCTAATGTATAACTATATATCCGGATTACCCAGCGAAATATTTGAGTCATCAACCATCGATGGCGCTACCCCATTTCAAATTTTTAAAAGTATTGTTTTGCCATTATCAATACCAGCAATTGCATCTATAGCCATTTTTCAATTTATCTGGGTATGGAATGATCTGTTAGTGGCATTGGTTTATTTAGGAGGAACACCGGATGTGGCTCCATTAACAGTCAGAATTAGTGCCCTGGTTGGTTCCTATGGACAAAATTGGGAATTATTGACAGCAGCTGCCTTTGTTTCAATGGCATTACCATTAATAGTATTTTTAAGCCTACAACGTTATTTTGTAAGAGGAATTTTAGCTGGTTCA
This genomic interval carries:
- a CDS encoding class I fructose-bisphosphate aldolase, which gives rise to MDIMEIRNILGEETDYLLSHKCQTISKNMLHLPGPDFVENIFNISDRSLQVRQNLKKLFNQGRLKGTGYLSILPVDQGIEHSAGASFAPNPIYFDPENIVKLAIEGNCNAVASTLGVLGMISGKYADKIPFIVKLNHNELLSYPNYYDQRMFASVEQAYDMGALGVGATIYFGSEESRRQIEEVSIAFKQAHQLGMFTVLWCYLRNAAFKKEGIDYHTSADLTGQANHIGVTLEADLVKQKQPTNNGGYVALKFGKTSPLVYEILTSDHPIDLTRYQVANCYMGRIGLINSGGASGDNDLQQAVKTAVINKRAGGMGIISGRKTFQKPMAEGIKIFHAIQDVYLCQEIEVA
- a CDS encoding HU family DNA-binding protein, translating into MNKSELIDKVSYDRGVTKAHAKAAVECIFDNISEALAKKESVRLVGFGTFGVRVRAARTARNPRTGKKISLPKTNVPFFKPGKELKEKVNK
- a CDS encoding bifunctional alpha,alpha-trehalose-phosphate synthase (UDP-forming)/trehalose-phosphatase; translated protein: MSRIIIVSNRLPVTIKKNKDKLTYQQSVGGLATGISSLQKEHECLWVGWPGIARDGLDNEEKDDLLKKMDKMGNYPVFLSQTHIEEYYNGFCNKTIWSLFHCFTQFTVYENYLWESYRRVNQIFCQTILDIIKPDDLIWIHDYHLMLLPNLLRKRMPDLTIGFFLHIPFPPTEIFRLLPWRREILEGLMGADLIGFHTYDYVRNFLDSILRLRGYENSLGFINYQNRIIKVDSFPMGIDFDRYYNSSEQTKTKQEIKKMKNKIKKYKVIISVDRLDYTKGILERLRAFSAFLGDNPEYWEKVVMILVAVPSRTAVSQYQQLKQQVDEMIGHINGQFGKLGWSPIWYLYRSLPFHELTALYYIGDIALITPLKDGMNLIAKEYIATKKDTLGVLILSEMAGAGNEMGEALIVNPNNRTQISWALKYALNMEEKEQQKRILSLQRRLKNYDVKKWADDFKENLIKIKSEQKNLAAKYISPKNRLKIIKDYQQSYQRLFLIDYDGTLVPYHLKFRQSSPSPEILDTIQLLSRNPGNKVVIVSGREKDVLENWFKHIKVDLIAEHGAWLKKNSNDWKTIEPLKKEWKEQIRPILELYTNRTPGSFIQEKEYSLVWHYINTEPTFGRTRALELMDSLTHLTSNLNLEVNHGEKVIEIKAAGINKGITAYQWISEKKWDFIMAIGDDWSDEDTFSHLPASAYSIKVGPGISQSKYNIHSSTEVRALLKELAKKS
- a CDS encoding PEGA domain-containing protein, with the translated sequence MNLLKLKKQKKENNQIYLFLCLGKLAFVAILILLAVITVNAQGDMKKSIQIINPRPDFALSLRLDKGAGATYVPGERIRILFRSTRNAYVAIFGYDSYGNIRLLFPNQYQKNHFIDANKQYSIDGIIDPATKSGLEYVQGFATTEPVIISRELERLIERELFPKLGEGITRFTQRIRGILAALPSQRWVSSEILHYQVVERREEDGQLRLNSIPEGADVYLNDRYAGKTPLVLEHIRVGEYLARVELPGYQIWTRTIQINPDRTAIVNANLVSIQRYGSVAIRCNEDNASIFLDGQYKGLTEKNRNVLLEQVREGFHDIRITLSGYREWTQRVEVKSNQRIQLTVNLDRITRRGSLEITCDVDNAQIYLDGKYQRRTSINRSVTISNIQEGNYEIRITKDGYHDYITTVRIYPDQTYRLNVIMRPVQREGNISIYCNENNAKIFVNGTYITTTTANKAKILDGFKEGMYEITLIKDGYRTWLDEIWVYPGETTTVYTNLVKIGS
- a CDS encoding DUF2939 domain-containing protein; this encodes MRIMNKKIFIIILFFVLIISIFISWSIIVSPQYSLKQLKKAIPRDDMLAFDKYVDLDRTVDNAIDQIWQFYGAPAPESRKSRWIDIRNEIGQSMLSIFKPNLKEIIKKEVYHYIINGKLGNINSQGEGRLASMIMKLAEEKINPKNWEFQSINYTKIKEDMAFLGLTYYDKSKQANFVVDIKMRNMQGYWQLIEITNIAQILKIYNDI
- a CDS encoding sugar ABC transporter permease, which gives rise to MRTHWFTPWFYVIPALATLMFFLIYPSMHTLVISFFGPQSEKFVGLANYIYCFTNETMLSAFRNNLLWVALFVPMTVFLGLILAVILDRVHYESLVKSIIFMPMAISFVGAGVIWKFVYSYRPVGSEQIGILNAFLSYIGVQPIPWLIQRPWLNNICLIIVGIWIWTGFCLVILSASYKGIPKELLEAARVDGANEYRIFWKIILPLMKPTVAVVATTMFINVLKVFDIVYVMTNGGFATEVIANRMYKEMFIFRNYGRASAIAILLLLFIIPMIIINVQRFREQEAVR
- a CDS encoding carbohydrate ABC transporter permease — encoded protein: MKPKYSQFILSIPMHLFIILVAIIWIFPTVGLLITSFRSSSAVASTGWWTVLTHPFNFTQFTLENYQDVITKIGIGRTFINTLTITLPACILPIIIASFAAYAFAWMEFWGRRFFFMLFVGLLVVPLQMTLIPILRIFNKLGLSGSFLGIWLAHAGYGLPLVIYLMYNYISGLPSEIFESSTIDGATPFQIFKSIVLPLSIPAIASIAIFQFIWVWNDLLVALVYLGGTPDVAPLTVRISALVGSYGQNWELLTAAAFVSMALPLIVFLSLQRYFVRGILAGSVKG
- a CDS encoding carboxymuconolactone decarboxylase family protein; amino-acid sequence: MQTIELKKQMGKLHEEMPGVMKEGFDLLSEQVLKEGALSKKTKELITLSLGISALCEYCIRLHTPLAVRAGANRAEILEAAGVAMMMRGGPAVTYVATELLPLLDELKVE
- a CDS encoding ABC transporter substrate-binding protein — its product is MKKFNFIIMLICLSFLVSVTTAAGQSVTVMGIWTGAEADAFAKMVAPFEAETGIKVEFTGTRDLPAILTTRVEAGNPPDVSVMPNPGQMLEFAKDGKLIDLSTFMDMEALKSEYSNAWLDLGSYQSKLHAIFISADLKSLVWYNPKAFAAAGYTVPNTWDELMVLSDKMVADGNTPWAIGLESGAASGWPGTDWIEDIMLRIASPETYDAWVNHELAWTNDIVVEAFEIFGEIARSERYVYGGPNAVLTIPFGDSPDALFTDPPNAYMHRQATFIKSFILDHFPDLVPGVDFDFFPFPPIKEEFGNPALGAADMLAMFNDTPEARAFMKYIASTQAQGIWVGELGKLAPNLKVDPMVYPDDITRKAAEILGEASVFRFDASDLMPAAVGSGSFWSGILDYVSGESLMNVLMQVEASALDAYSR